From Triticum aestivum cultivar Chinese Spring chromosome 7B, IWGSC CS RefSeq v2.1, whole genome shotgun sequence:
TACAGTGATCACACTTCCACAATGTTTGTTGTGAACCTTCCACAATGGCATAGCCTGGGTGTAGGAAAACGCACACCGTGGATAGGGCATTCACCCTCATCAACCTGTCGACACGACTTTTATCCCATAAGAGACAAACTATTTCGAGTGTGCTATCTGCTTATCCCTATCTTGAAATTCCTTACTAAACAAATCTCTTTCCTAATTTAATGATTGCCGTTTGTTCGAACTTCTAGATAATCGATCAGTAATACATGGTAGATCATTTCAACTATGCAACCTCCTTTTGTTGCTCTATCATAATAAACTTTTTTTAATATATTCTGTGCCGGTACTGTATACCTTAAGCAATATCCCCCAGTATTATAAATCTTCAGAATATCCCTTTCAGGGGCAGGATTTATTGGTTCAGAACGTGTTGGATAGGAGCTACAGGCCCATGCTTTATGTGCCTTGTAGATATAGGGCCTCGGGCGCTAAATCTTTTGCTTTGCCAGTGTCTTGGAAGGAAATTCCGCTGGTCAAGAGCACGTCGTCAGCATTGGCTAGGTAGTCCCCCCTGTGGCATCATTTGCTTATGAAGTTTGTTGAATTCTTAGATAGTTCGCATTGATGACTACACATACTGCCAGCAGTACCAATCTGGACCTTTCAGTTTTTGTAAACCAGAATATCTAGCATCTTATCTACTCTATATACTGCTGGTGGGTATTATGGTACTGAAATATCTTAGTAACACTATGCCAATCAGATGATTTGTTCAGTGGTTGTTCACTTGCTACTCTCATTGCACTTGCTAAGACTTTCAGTAACTTCTTCAACTCAGTATTACAGGTTAATGATTTGCTGCCTTTCGATATGGCAGCATCGATATGTCGGGACATAAATTTTTTATTTATCATGAATTAAGCTGCATACATGTTAGCCAAGATAGTTTGGTTAGTAATCTTAAATGGAACTTACCTTTATGATTGATGATGGTAGTCACCAGCTGGATAAATTCTGTAGCCAATTCAATGGACTCTTATTTAccctgtttctctctctctctctctctctctctctctctctctctctctctctctctgttattgCTATACCATCTTATATGCAAATGCTAATCGATTTATGCTCGACTTCCTATTTTAATAGCCCTTTTTCCCCCTTGACAGGTCGTGTGACAGTTTACTTGCAAATCCTGTCACTGCCCTTGTGGCACCTGCAGTTGGAATAATTGTCTTTGCCCTATGGGGCTTTTTGCCTCTAGTGAAGGACATTAGAAACCGTATTGATGTATGCTTCTGTTATATGCGACCATATTTATATTTTATTTAATTATGACGAGCTAAAAATAACTCAACATTCTGTAATACCTTGcagcatggaggaaactggaaaCAGAGCCCCACATACCTAATTTCTAGGTCCTACCTTCAACCTTTGCTTCTTTGGACAGGAGCAACGCTAATCTGCAGGTATAACCACAACAGTGTTTAGTGATGTTCTCTTGCAGCGTACTCCTATCTGATAGATATTGCAGCCTCAAAAATTTTAGCTGATCGATATTGCAGCCTCAGAATTTTTAGCTGTGTATCAGTTGCAGactttcctttttatttctgttctttgcTCACACTCGGCCTTACAGGGGTTTGGATCCAGTTGTGCTACGTTCATCGGCAAGCCAAGCTGTTAAAACGCGTCTTGTAACTTTTGTGAGATCTTTATCTACCGTCCTGGCTGTTGCATATGTTCTTACAAGGTGCACATGATACATTCTCAAGCTTGCTAATTGTTTGATAGTTAATGGATCAGCATTTCACTAGAGTCAAATGAAAAAGCCTGGGAAGTACTAACATGGTTTATCTTCTTTTAGCTTGATTCAGCAGGTACATAGATTCCTAGTGGACGTACGTAACCCCAATGACACAAAAAAAGTAAGATCATTTTTCTTATAATATAGCTAGAACCTCTTTACATTATTCGAGTACCTGCTGTAGTTCTATCAACTTGATTTCGTTCTTACTGATAGAAGCCATTTTTTAAGGAACATGTAGGAAATACATTTTATTTTTCATGAACAAGCAATAGGTACCCTACCTAGGGGGTGCAGACAGACAACCTTTAGCCTTTAGGGAATCCGCTGATGTTCAGTCAGCTTGGTGCATGTAAGCAAGCATGCATGACCTGATCGCAGGTATGCAACTTGATTAGGTACTCCGTACAGTAGAATTATGCATACACAAGCACATACTCAACCCGATGTCTGTATATGCAGCACACATGCATCTTATATGCATGTATGCATCCCTTTTCCTTTAGTTATTCTTAGCGGCTTTTTTTGggtgggttgggggggggggggtgttatgATCGTGAAATAGTGTAGAATTTATTATTTCAAGGTTTTCCATGGTCTCTTTATTCCAAGCATATATTTCTTATAAAACAAATCTGATGGCAACAGCATGTACTTGTTAGCTTGAATTGAACTCTGTTAATGTGATTGCAATTTAAACTTCTCAGTTGTACAATCAAGATATCCTCTATTTTTATTTTGCTTCTTATAACTTTGTTTTCCCCCTTCATTTTCTCCGTGTTGTAGTAGCACTTATCGAACTTTGTTTCTTGCAGATGGGTTTGGATTTTACCGTGAAAGCTATCTATACTGGCATTTGGATTGCTGCTGTTTCTCTCTTTATGGAGTTGCTGGGTGTCAATACCAAGAAGTGGATAACTGCTGGAGGTTTTGGGACAGTATTGCTTACTCTTGCTGGTCGTGAGGTACTACAGAACTTTTGTATTGATAGTATAATCTTGTGCGATAGCGCTAAAATAGGACTAATAGCTATCCCAATTCGTTGCAGATTTTGACTAACTTCATCTCGAGTGTTATGATCAACGCCTCACGCCCATTTATTGTGAATGAATGGATCACTGCAAACATAGATGGTGTTGAGATCACTGGTGTTGTTGAGGTCGATGTCTTCTTGAACTATTTCTCATTTACTGTGGATATGCTGTTCTTCTTTGTTTCATTTTATGTGCGTATTTAAACAATAGTCATCTGAGTATGTAGTTATTTCTTCCACGATACATGGTTTTGTTTTTATATACTGATAGTTACTAGTTGCACGCTCATACCAAATTTTGTTGATGCTTCATCTTGTCATCACACTAACTTAAGTTAATTTGATTTTCAGCGTGTTGGTATGTGGTCTCCAACAGTTCTTAGAGGTGACGACAAAGAAGCTATATACATTCCTAACCATAAGTTCACAGTGTCCATAGTGAGAAATAACACTCGAAGGAGCCACTGGCGTATTAAGAGCTATCTTGCGATAAGCCACATGGATGCTGGAAAAATCAGTGTAACAGCTTTGAATCAGTCTCGCACATTACACCTCTCTCTTCTACTTCTTTCGTTATATGGTAACCTAACTTTAACCAGTCTCTCTGTTTTCCTTTGGCAGATAATTGTTGCGGACATGAGGAAAGTCTTGGCTAAAAATCAGAATATAGAACAACAGAGGCTACATAGAAGAGTATTTTTTGAGAAAATTGACGAAACGACCCAAGCTCTCATGGTACTTTATTTATTATAAGTAATTCGGTTTTTTAAATGTAAATGCTAGTGCATGATCACCCGTTTTGAAGCATTGTATCATGAGTGTGGGACACCTTGGTTGGCCACTGGCCAGAGCGTTCTTGTTGTTTACCTTGTTTAAAATATGCTCAGTAGGTGTCtccctactactccctccgtatcaaaaaTATAAGACGTCCTTGTAGGCTAGTTTAACctacaaaaatgtcttatattttggtacagaggtaCTATTACTAAGCTAGGAACTGATCGAAACCCTGTGATAATAGGCTATTATTCAATTTCATTCAGCTCTCCTCAAAATTTGCAGCTATAGTTTTAGTGCAAAATCTAAAACAGACCGATCAATTTTACACCGGCAATACTTCAGCGTGAAAATCCTTAAACTCCTAACATGTAAGTTGTCCAGTTTTATGGAAGATGGATGTAGGTAGTAAAAAAAAGTATGTTAGTGGGTAGTTGTTTCTTTTCCTTTCTATTTTCACATCTACTTTCTTGCCTTTGCGTTTAACTTGTGTCAAGATTCTTCATTTCATGCCCATGCATCTATTTGTTTAAATTCTTTAAAATATTACACATTCTTCTATTCTATTACTTCCAATTTTACATTAGTCCTGAACTCCTAAATATCTAAGGTTGGTATCATTTTGTTGTGTTGTCCTGTAGATTTATGTATCCTGCTTTGTGAAGACTTCACATCTTGAGGAGTATCTGAATGTCCAGGTAACATATCTGTATAGGATGCTATATATTCTGCTCATAATAGATAACGGGCACATATTTTGTTTGGCATATGCATGTTTTGTGCTAAAATGTACAAGTTTCTGTCGAGAACATTATTTTCTAGCTCGGTAGTGTTCGTAAAAATAGAATCAGCTGTACAAAACATTCTGATCCATTGAGTCTGATTCTCACCAGTTGGCGAGAACTGGAATTTGACCAGTTACTTATGGAAACCAGTGATAAACCACATGGAATCATTTTTCCTAATCATGAAACAAAAATACATATAACTGCCTTGAAACACCAATCAGGATGACAAGTTGATAATGAGCGGAGTATAAAAACTGCAGCTGGTTCTACTTTTTCCGATGTACACTAAAATTCATAGCATCAACTAGTGTCGTGAGCTGTGTGCTACTAGAAAATCTAAACAAGTATCACATAGAAGTGATATGGTGCGTAATTATTATTTTTGAACTGGATATGTGTGTAAACTTGGTAAAAATGGGATAAAATCATGGAGACATGCAGCATGACTATTGCACATAATATTGCGAGCCAATCGCCAAACCTTGCTGATTCTGTTTGGTTCCGGTCCTCCCTGTAAAGTTTGGTTGCTATGGGGACGTTGCAGTTGTCTACCTGTCATCCTGCTTTGTGAAGACTTCAACCCTGAGCCTTAAATTTGAAACATCCACATGATATTTGCATGAATCTATGCATAGCATCAGTGATTACTCCAAATGATTTCTGAACCCCTGATTTGTTCACCATGTGGTACTACTTCATTTATCATTTCCTCTCTGATATTAATAGGGAAGACTACATAGGAGTTCTTTCATTTTGTTTGTAGATGAAGTTTGACAGGAGGAGCATAGAATCCATTTTTGTACCATGTGTGTTTATTTTATCAGCATTTAGATATCACTCGAAACACTGATACAATGTTTTTGATGTTCCAATACACAAAAGGaggaagttttgttggattttctTAGAATAGTTGGCCATCACAGGGCAAGGCTTGCCACCCAAACTCGAACGGTCCAGAAATCATATGGCAACGCAGACATAGATAACATTCCTTTTGGAGAGGAGATGTACACTCGTGTACGTGGCCGTCCACTTCTGATTGACACCTCTGCAAAGGTCAGTGAAGGCAAGTCTAAATCTAGATCAACCTCACGTGAAGATCAGAGAGTCAAGACAAGCGCATCGGCTGAGACCAGGGCAGGTTCACCAGATAGTGCTAGTGTAAGCAACTCTGACAAGAAGGAACAGAAAAAGATAGTGTCAGAAGATGGTCCGATGAAGAATAGCAAGAATGATCATGGGATGTCAACACAAGCATCTCTGGCTGGTAAAGGGGAGCCTCGAGGATCCGAGGCCACGGAGCGACAAGGAGATGGGTCAGTTTCTCTTCCTAATCCTAAGAAAGAATCTAGACCTGGCCTGGAAGATAACATTGTTCTGGGTGTAGCACTTGATGGCTCCAAGAGGACACTCCCCATCGAACAAGGAACAGATCCTCATGCATCCGAAAGCGAGCAAGGCACAGTTGAGGTTGGTTCATTGCCGAAGGATAAGAAAGGTCAAAGCCATATGCCATGAGGGGGGTCGATCAAGTCACCTAGAGAGGGCCGGCCACACGAACTTTGATTCTTGACAGGCGATACAAGCTCAAGCAGGGTCCTTGCCAGGGATTCGTCACCATGCCTACCTTTTTTGTGTGCTGGTGCAAATGCTTTCTGCCGCGTCTTTTTTTTTTTTTGTAAATCTTCGCTGATGCCTCCTTGTTTGGCAAGGAACCTGTTAGTTCATAGAATGTAGCCTAGTCATTGACCATGCTCCCCACGTACGGATATCTTGTACGTATGGATATCTTGTACGTATGGTGAAGCGTATCAAACATAAATTGAGCCGACACACGATCGGCTGTTGCATCGTGCTGCTTCATTCTGACTTTGCGTAACAATCTTAGGCATGTTTGAAATGGTGGTCGCACAAGCATTGTGTTCTGAGAGCTGTAGAGTGTAGTGCAGTGCTTGGTTTTGTTTGGCATAAGTGGGTGATTTCTTGGCCGGGTCATGGCGGGTGTCGACGATCGGTCGTGTGCTCCATCCTATCCTCACCCGGTCAAGCATGCGGTTACAAGATCTGGTTAAACTATCTGCATCGTTCCTCTGGTGAAGTTTATGCCTGTGTGTCTGATTTGAGATGTGAAAATAGGGCAGGAAGGGATAAAGGATCAAGAGCAGTTATACTGAGTCTTCACGAACATGCAAGCAGATAGGGTGATGATGATTCATATCCTCTGGTTTCCTGTAAACTGACAGACACCAACATGTTCATTACCTTGGAATTAATACCCAGTAAGGATATGGGCATTACCCTGGAATTTATTACAAGCAAAGCTTCAAGTAATTTGAACAAAAGACATTTGTTATATGAGTATATACAGAAAAGAAAATATAGCCCCTGTCCATGCACTCAAAGCTTTACCCCATCTTTTCGTCGTGGAAATTGACACCAATCATCTCTATAGTTTCAAAATACACCAGATGGAGTCATCCTTTGGGGTACAGGGCACAGCTACAACATTTGACTTTGCAAAATTCCAAGCACCAACCTTCCTCTCAAATGGGAATAGGCCGCCTGAGGAGAACACTAAGTACCCAGGAGAAGGTTACTAGGCACTAGACCAAGATTTCACGCTATCGCTGTCACATAACCGGTATTCTTGGTGACCTATCTTATCTTCCAAATTCTTTCACCTAAATCTAGGTTCATAAAATGCCTATCCAGAAGCATCAACATTTTTCTTCTTGACAACCGCTACAAAAAGGTTTTCATGATAGGGAAGGCCCAAAGCAACAATATACAACACAATAATGAAGATACGTATACGAGGATAAAACAACTAGCTAAGAAAGTTACACTGTGCTGCAATGCCAAATCAATCTGCACTCAACACTTGAGTTTACAGACCAACCATTCCATGAAGGGACAATTTGCCTATACGCTGGGATTTTTCTAATTCAGCATACAGACAAATTATATAGATGACAAGATAAAAAAACAAGAGACATGGACTACGATCTCTCTAGTCTAGGGGATCCCACATATGCATAGCAGCGTCACTTCAGATCTTAGTAAAGAGTGATAAAGTCTGCTGGTTCAAAGCAATAACCTCGGCAATGAGCTCGTTCAAAACAGAGGGATAGGTCGTGATTATATGCTCCCAGCCATCGGTCGCCATTATTGTTTGCAAACATGAGGGAGACTGGACTTGGATAAACTTAATGCACGCCTCTTTCAATCCGCGGCAGTGGTGCCGCTCAGCTAGAGCAAGGGTGGACGCCACTGAGCTGACACCTATGAGCTCAGAtagctgtttttcgcagatgaactTGAGCCGTTGGAGATCATATCTGTCTGCCGCTACAAACAAGTCCTGCAGCCATTGCACGCGTGTTTCATCCTCTACTGCTTCCTCTCCTTGTCCTTGTTCCGCAACTTCTGACATTTTGTCCTCTATTGCTTCCTCTCCTTGTCCTTGTTCCGCAGCTTCTGACATTTTGTCTTCTAGAGCTTCCTCTCCTTGTCCATGTTCCACAAGGTGTGACGTTTCATCCTCCTCCATGCTGTCCTCATGCATCGCGGGGAATGAGTCTGTGTAGACAAAGCTAAGCAAGGCTctgaatatgtttgcttccatgtcTTTGATCTGTATGACACTGGATGTAGTAGTAGCACTGCCCTCCTTCATGGGGCCAAAGAGCTGTGCCCTGAAGACTTTAGACCGGGCAGCAAGCACGCATCTGTGTGCAGCAATCATCTCACCACAGACCTCGAATGTCACATCAGCACCCAAATTGGTTTGAAAGAGATCGCCGAAATGCCGGTGTATGTCAGGCAGGAgcgcctcgccatcgccgccctTGGTGTCGTGGACAACCATGATGTCGCACCGGATGGTGAAGCAGTCGCCCCTTAGATTTGCCGATCGTTCGAGGGCGTGTCTCCTGACGAACTTGTCGCAGCTCCACGAAGAACCGGGTAAGGGGAAGCTGCACGTTTCGGTTCCACGGATGTACACTGGATTCTGCTTCTCGACCTGGTCGACGAAACTGAACCCGAACTTGGTGTCCACGACCTCGTCGGCCCCCTCGTCGTCGTACAGGCGGGAAACGCTGAGGGAGACGTAGTTGGCGCAGCTCAGGTTCTCGCCGTTGGGGTAGTAGTGGAGGTACCAGTCGTGGCCTCCGACGGTGAATGGGCGGGAGGTGATGCTGTCGCCGGTGGGTGCCTCCTGCTTGGTGCGCCGGTAGTCCTGGACCACCAGCAGGTGGTACCCGCAGTCCGTGCCGGTGTCGACGAACGACTCGGTCGCGGGGCACAGCCCGCCGTCGGCGAGGACGGATACGCCGGCGAACGACGACATGACGGACCTGAGAGTCGATCGGAGGTCTGTCACTCCAAGCTTCAGGGTTGGGATCGATGAGCTGATGGGGCGGGCATACCTGGTTCACGGAGTTGATGCCGCCGTCGCTCCTCCTCCGGCGGAAGACAGAGTTTGCGGCGGCGGCTCGTCGTCTTTTATGTGCGCGCGGCCTGGGCCTGCCTAGGGCGAGCGAGCGAGCTAGGGTTACCACGGTGGCTGGGCTTGAAGGCCCATCGCTCAGGGTATTAAAAAAaaggttttctaaaaaaaaactgAGTTTTGTAGGCTGCAAAGAATGCATTCCAGTCAAACAATTAGTGCTGCTATATGATATTCGAATTTGCTTACTGAATTCTAAATAAGATTTGACTGAAAACTTTACCATCAAAAATAAGTTTTTTTAATTTAATCAAAACATTTCCACCTCTTTAATTATAGGAACTCCCGGTTGATCATCGCCTCATTTTCCTTTTAGACATAGAAGATATACTCTGTTGGTCTCGTCCCTCCCTTGTAGCGTGGTTGGCATCCTCTCTTATCCTCTGGCACGTCggcacctcctcctctcctctcggGCGTGCCGCCGTGATGCCCGTCCTCTTCATCCACCACGCGTCGGCACCTTGCCATTTCCGTCTTGCTGAAGGATTGTGTGCAAGTGCAACCATGTTGCCGTTGTTTTGTCTGGACGGAAGAACCTTGGGCAACCTCGTGCTGGCCGTTGGGGGTACTCTCAGGGGTGTTTTGTACTTTACTACATACCGCCCATGCTAAGAGCCCCTCGATCCATTAGATATCGAGACCAACTTCTTCTTTCATGTCCGCCCTTGTTGACTCCTTCAAAAGATTAGCTTGTGACACTCCTTTGCCTTGGTGGTTGGCCGCCTTTGGCCTTCTTGGACCACACAGTTTGAAACTACACAAGCTCCTAGGCTTGGTCCATGTAGATCTTGGCACCAAGCTCGATGACGATCATGGGTGGCAATGATCCAAAGTGGATCACCAGTGGCTCGAGCTATTGTCATGGGAGAGCTATCCACATGGAAGGGATCTTGATTAGCGGAGCTCCTCACCGATGCCTTGTCATGCAACATGTTGTGCAGATTGGTAGACGGGAAAGACGATTTCGATAACCACAACGAAGTGGAGATGTGAGGAGACCCAGGTCCCATCAAGGGTGCCaatttgtttgacacgagaaaaaaaatctaACTTGAAGAGATgaaaataggggggggggggggggggttgtgcaattctctcatgcGCCAGAGAAAAGGGAAAAAAATGCATGTGTGCAAGTTAGATAAACTAGATAATTCCCCGCGCATTGACGTGGAAATTTATAGAAATGAaattatcaaaattaaaattagaATATATAAGAATAATATGGCACCACATTCAACCTAAAGGTAAATGGACGATAGATGCTTATTATATTGCCTTGTGACATTCAAGTTCAATTATCTGTtgttgaaaaatataaaaaaataatgatttgaggttTGCATGTGGCTGAGAGTGTAATGGTTGCGTATGCGCTTGATGATGAGAGGGCTTGCATGCGGTGGACGGTGAAAAGTTAATTGGTTGCATGAGCTTGATGATGTGGATGGCTTGCATGTGCATTTAAATGGGATCACTTAGATATACTAGATGATACCTCATACGCTGTTGTGGGAAACACTTAGTCCTACGCGCATGATAATACATTTATTGAGTAACTTTGTTTACATAGTAGATATATATGATCTTAAGATGAAAAGGTTGTAATGAACACAGTACTTGAAGTGTAATTATGAAATGAATGGTGCGATCAAGTTTTCTACTAAATATAGCGATTTGTCATAAGGTATCTCATTTGGATAAATCAGTCTTCACATATACATGGTTACTGAGAGACCTCAACAAATCATGAAAACTAAAAACGAACATGGCCATTGTAGTAACTTGCTACACTTGAGAGCTAGTGATGAAGCTCCAATATCACAATAATAAAACCAATGAAGATTATCGGAACAAAAAGAGTACCAATTTCTCTTCTCTTCTTTCTGTAAACACAAATATCAATTCCTTTTTTTAGAtaacttttgatctattcatcttcaatcatgacagtacactagtagaaaaacgacctaTTGCCCCGGTTTgtaaggacctttagtcccggttttgtaACACGACACTAAAGGATGGGGACTAAAGGtacccctctttagtcccggttctgcacgaaccggggctaaaggcccaccacgtggcacgagcccacGCGGTGGTCtaggggacctttagtaccggttgataacACCAACCGCTACtaaagaattttttttgaattttatttgatttttttcttctgattttcaaatttctgaattatttgacgatttagtctctaatcactcctcatcattgctctaatcacccctcatcattccaaatcgtctaacttcccgatcggtcacccatcctctcactactccagcctaagaacgcttaactttcgagttctattTCCCCTagttttcaagtctgcacttgttgcttacatgacaatagtaagatgtcaatcctattaacccttaggagtttagcttgagcatgaagtcacatgtttcaacatttgattttgaaactattattctcaaaaataattatcatttagtaacagtaatatttcttgaataagtagtttgaccatagtttgaccagatttgaccatagtttgaccacagtttgagcaaaactcaaaaaactaaaataattatttattagcactaatatttcttgaataagtagtttgaccatagtttgaccacaatttgaccagatttaacaaaaattaaaaaaaactgaaatttgagcatatctttttttccttttagaatttgaggattctaaaaatttccaAACAGGCCTAcagcggtcaaaatcggatgcggatttttgtgctgatttttttgatatattatacatttttttcgacatcgtatgcaaaagatatggccgttttactttttcataacacttttttgcaaaacatgtccaaatttaagttttttaattttcctaactagtagatgtagtaacataactacatctcaaaggattttaatttttgaagtttttatcattttcttttgttttttacaaaactaaaatggccatacatggggggggggggtagagtttgaaaattgccctttagtcccggtttgtgtctccaaccgggactaaaggttagaccccttttgtcccggtttgtgacacaaaccggcactataggttagacctttagtcccagttcgtgtcacaaaccgggactaaatgggctcgtggggccccggcctgacgccagcctgccaccacccctttagtaccggttcgtgccacgaaccggtactaaaggttcaacacgaattGGGAGTAATGCATAGCCTCACATTAGTGCCGGTTAATttacaaatcgggactaaagggctgaacattaggccctttttctactagtggtacaacgaacaccaaaaataataaaattacatccagatccgtagaccacatagcgacgactacaagtactgaagcgagccgaaggcgcgccgccgtcatcacccctccctcgccggagtcgggcacaacttgttatagtagacagtcggaaagtcgtcatgctaaggccccataggaccagcgcaccagaacagcaaccgtcgcagatgaagaataacgtagatcgaaaggatccaacctgaataCACACGAATATAGACAAACCACAACCTGATCCGAGCAAATTCACCGAGGATAGttccaccggagacacacctccacacgcccaccaatgatgctagacacaccaccggAACGCAGACTAggcgggagacctttattccatctccAGGGAGCCGCCGCTGTCTCGCCTTCCTGAATAGGACACAAATCCTAACAAATCTTGAAGAAACGACTAACAATAGAACCCTCCCgtcggcccttgccaggatccaccgcgcccccatgaccctagggccaccggagacgaggcggagccggcgagaggcacgaaccctagcttttcttggaggaggaggcggcgactgCGTGGTACTTTCTTTTGTGTTTGCTTTTGTGTTCACCTTGTCTATACACACCGATCATACATTTTCGAGTCCTAAAGAAAAAGATTCATGTGAACTAATGAAGTATGACCATGGTCCATGGAGATCTACTGcgattatatgcattagctc
This genomic window contains:
- the LOC123156963 gene encoding mechanosensitive ion channel protein 2, chloroplastic isoform X5, whose translation is MAVGMTSHLFHGGTTTSRFSQINKFRSPEKRCSLSLPSTSLPFVAYGQDLLVQNVLDRSYRPMLYVPCRYRASGAKSFALPVSWKEIPLVKSTSSALARSCDSLLANPVTALVAPAVGIIVFALWGFLPLVKDIRNRIDHGGNWKQSPTYLISRSYLQPLLLWTGATLICRGLDPVVLRSSASQAVKTRLVTFVRSLSTVLAVAYVLTSLIQQVHRFLVDVRNPNDTKKMGLDFTVKAIYTGIWIAAVSLFMELLGVNTKKWITAGGFGTVLLTLAGREILTNFISSVMINASRPFIVNEWITANIDGVEITGVVERVGMWSPTVLRGDDKEAIYIPNHKFTVSIVRNNTRRSHWRIKSYLAISHMDAGKISIIVADMRKVLAKNQNIEQQRLHRRVFFEKIDETTQALMIYVSCFVKTSHLEEYLNVQEEVLLDFLRIVGHHRARLATQTRTVQKSYGNADIDNIPFGEEMYTRVRGRPLLIDTSAKVSEGKSKSRSTSREDQRVKTSASAETRAGSPDSASVSNSDKKEQKKIVSEDGPMKNSKNDHGMSTQASLAGKGEPRGSEATERQGDGT
- the LOC123156963 gene encoding mechanosensitive ion channel protein 2, chloroplastic isoform X1, with protein sequence MAVGMTSHLFHGGTTTSRFSQINKFRSPEKRCSLSLPSTSLPFVAYGQDLLVQNVLDRSYRPMLYVPCRYRASGAKSFALPVSWKEIPLVKSTSSALARSCDSLLANPVTALVAPAVGIIVFALWGFLPLVKDIRNRIDHGGNWKQSPTYLISRSYLQPLLLWTGATLICRGLDPVVLRSSASQAVKTRLVTFVRSLSTVLAVAYVLTSLIQQVHRFLVDVRNPNDTKKMGLDFTVKAIYTGIWIAAVSLFMELLGVNTKKWITAGGFGTVLLTLAGREILTNFISSVMINASRPFIVNEWITANIDGVEITGVVERVGMWSPTVLRGDDKEAIYIPNHKFTVSIVRNNTRRSHWRIKSYLAISHMDAGKISIIVADMRKVLAKNQNIEQQRLHRRVFFEKIDETTQALMIYVSCFVKTSHLEEYLNVQEEVLLDFLRIVGHHRARLATQTRTVQKSYGNADIDNIPFGEEMYTRVRGRPLLIDTSAKVSEGKSKSRSTSREDQRVKTSASAETRAGSPDSASVSNSDKKEQKKIVSEDGPMKNSKNDHGMSTQASLAGKGEPRGSEATERQGDGSVSLPNPKKESRPGLEDNIVLGVALDGSKRTLPIEQGTDPHASESEQGTVEVGSLPKDKKGQSHMP
- the LOC123156963 gene encoding mechanosensitive ion channel protein 2, chloroplastic isoform X2; translated protein: MAVGMTSHLFHGGTTTSRFSQINKFRGQDLLVQNVLDRSYRPMLYVPCRYRASGAKSFALPVSWKEIPLVKSTSSALARSCDSLLANPVTALVAPAVGIIVFALWGFLPLVKDIRNRIDHGGNWKQSPTYLISRSYLQPLLLWTGATLICRGLDPVVLRSSASQAVKTRLVTFVRSLSTVLAVAYVLTSLIQQVHRFLVDVRNPNDTKKMGLDFTVKAIYTGIWIAAVSLFMELLGVNTKKWITAGGFGTVLLTLAGREILTNFISSVMINASRPFIVNEWITANIDGVEITGVVERVGMWSPTVLRGDDKEAIYIPNHKFTVSIVRNNTRRSHWRIKSYLAISHMDAGKISIIVADMRKVLAKNQNIEQQRLHRRVFFEKIDETTQALMIYVSCFVKTSHLEEYLNVQEEVLLDFLRIVGHHRARLATQTRTVQKSYGNADIDNIPFGEEMYTRVRGRPLLIDTSAKVSEGKSKSRSTSREDQRVKTSASAETRAGSPDSASVSNSDKKEQKKIVSEDGPMKNSKNDHGMSTQASLAGKGEPRGSEATERQGDGSVSLPNPKKESRPGLEDNIVLGVALDGSKRTLPIEQGTDPHASESEQGTVEVGSLPKDKKGQSHMP
- the LOC123156963 gene encoding mechanosensitive ion channel protein 2, chloroplastic isoform X4, translated to MLYVPCRYRASGAKSFALPVSWKEIPLVKSTSSALARSCDSLLANPVTALVAPAVGIIVFALWGFLPLVKDIRNRIDHGGNWKQSPTYLISRSYLQPLLLWTGATLICRGLDPVVLRSSASQAVKTRLVTFVRSLSTVLAVAYVLTSLIQQVHRFLVDVRNPNDTKKMGLDFTVKAIYTGIWIAAVSLFMELLGVNTKKWITAGGFGTVLLTLAGREILTNFISSVMINASRPFIVNEWITANIDGVEITGVVERVGMWSPTVLRGDDKEAIYIPNHKFTVSIVRNNTRRSHWRIKSYLAISHMDAGKISIIVADMRKVLAKNQNIEQQRLHRRVFFEKIDETTQALMIYVSCFVKTSHLEEYLNVQEEVLLDFLRIVGHHRARLATQTRTVQKSYGNADIDNIPFGEEMYTRVRGRPLLIDTSAKVSEGKSKSRSTSREDQRVKTSASAETRAGSPDSASVSNSDKKEQKKIVSEDGPMKNSKNDHGMSTQASLAGKGEPRGSEATERQGDGSVSLPNPKKESRPGLEDNIVLGVALDGSKRTLPIEQGTDPHASESEQGTVEVGSLPKDKKGQSHMP